From one Citrobacter sp. Marseille-Q6884 genomic stretch:
- a CDS encoding hemin ABC transporter substrate-binding protein: MRKLLVLSVLLPAVSLAAPEEKIVALGGDVTEIVYALGAQSSLVARDSTSQWPEAATALPDVGYLRQLNAEGVLATRPTLVLASAQAQPSLALKQVEQSNVRVVTVPAGNTLSVIDEKVRVIAQATHHETQGEALRQTLREALAALPSSPLNKRVLFILNHGGMTAMAAGQQTGADAAIRAAGLRNAMQGFNRYQPLSQEGVIASQPDLVVISQDGVKAMGGEANLWTLPGLAQTPAGRHKQVLQIDDMALLGFSLRTPEAILQLRAKAEQLP; this comes from the coding sequence ATGAGAAAGCTGCTCGTCCTGAGTGTACTGCTGCCTGCGGTCTCGCTGGCGGCGCCAGAGGAAAAGATTGTGGCTCTCGGTGGCGACGTCACCGAGATTGTGTACGCGCTGGGTGCACAATCATCGCTCGTCGCACGAGACAGCACCAGCCAGTGGCCTGAAGCGGCTACGGCATTACCTGATGTCGGCTATCTACGCCAGCTCAACGCCGAAGGGGTTCTCGCCACCCGACCGACGCTGGTCCTTGCCAGCGCTCAGGCTCAGCCCTCACTGGCGCTGAAACAGGTCGAGCAGAGCAATGTCAGAGTGGTTACCGTCCCTGCGGGCAACACGCTGAGCGTCATTGATGAGAAAGTTCGGGTGATTGCACAGGCAACACACCACGAGACTCAAGGAGAAGCGTTGCGCCAGACCTTACGCGAGGCGCTGGCGGCGTTGCCATCATCGCCGCTCAATAAGCGCGTTTTGTTCATTCTCAATCACGGCGGGATGACCGCGATGGCGGCCGGACAACAAACCGGAGCCGATGCGGCCATTCGCGCTGCCGGGTTGCGCAACGCCATGCAGGGATTCAACCGCTATCAGCCATTGTCACAAGAAGGGGTCATTGCCAGCCAACCCGACCTGGTCGTGATTTCGCAGGATGGCGTCAAGGCGATGGGCGGAGAAGCAAACCTGTGGACGCTGCCTGGGCTCGCGCAAACGCCGGCGGGTCGTCATAAGCAGGTATTGCAGATTGATGATATGGCGCTGCTGGGCTTTAGCCTCCGTACCCCCGAGGCCATTTTGCAACTTCGCGCCAAAGCGGAGCAATTACCCTGA
- a CDS encoding FecCD family ABC transporter permease, whose protein sequence is MPRRITCSLWMLAIMLVLMTVMATGFGALRLPVSLLWRDGDDALRQIWFTIRLPRVLLALVIGGSLALAGCVMQGLFRNPLADPGLLGISSGAACAVALWVVLPISLPALLMLYAPMLAAFLGALAATIVIFILSQQQDGSLSRLLLVGIAINALCGAAVGVLSWISNDAQLRQLSLWGMGSLGSAQWSTLLAVASLMLPTVLIIWRLAQALNVLQLGEEEAHYLGVDVRTVQRILLLCSALLVAAAVAVSGVIGFIGLVIPHLLRMWLGSDHRAVIPGSVLAGAFLLLLADTLARTVVAPAEMPVGLLTSILGAPWFLWLIFRQRGSYG, encoded by the coding sequence ATGCCCCGGCGAATCACCTGCTCACTGTGGATGCTCGCCATCATGCTGGTATTAATGACCGTTATGGCGACCGGTTTTGGCGCGTTGCGCCTGCCGGTAAGCCTGCTCTGGCGTGATGGCGATGATGCCCTACGGCAAATCTGGTTCACCATACGCCTGCCGCGTGTGCTGCTGGCGCTGGTCATTGGCGGCTCGCTGGCACTGGCTGGCTGTGTGATGCAGGGATTATTTCGCAATCCGCTAGCCGACCCGGGTTTACTGGGGATCAGCAGCGGTGCCGCCTGCGCCGTTGCATTGTGGGTTGTCCTGCCGATTTCATTGCCGGCACTGCTGATGCTGTATGCACCAATGCTGGCCGCATTTCTCGGCGCGCTTGCTGCAACCATCGTGATTTTTATCCTCAGCCAACAGCAAGACGGATCGCTGTCGCGTCTGTTGCTGGTAGGTATTGCGATCAATGCGCTTTGCGGTGCGGCTGTTGGTGTTCTCTCGTGGATCAGCAATGATGCTCAGTTACGCCAGCTGTCGCTATGGGGAATGGGCAGTCTGGGCTCTGCGCAGTGGTCAACATTGCTGGCAGTGGCCTCGTTAATGCTGCCGACCGTGCTGATCATCTGGCGTTTGGCTCAGGCCCTTAACGTGCTGCAGTTGGGAGAAGAAGAAGCGCATTATCTCGGTGTCGATGTCCGCACAGTTCAGCGTATTTTACTGCTGTGTAGCGCACTGTTGGTTGCCGCCGCCGTCGCGGTCAGCGGCGTAATAGGCTTTATCGGTCTGGTTATCCCACATCTACTGCGTATGTGGCTGGGTTCAGATCATCGAGCGGTCATTCCCGGTTCCGTACTGGCCGGCGCTTTTTTACTGCTGCTGGCTGATACCCTCGCGCGTACTGTCGTCGCCCCGGCTGAAATGCCCGTTGGTCTGTTAACCAGTATTCTCGGTGCGCCCTGGTTTCTGTGGCTCATTTTTCGTCAGAGAGGGTCGTATGGCTGA
- a CDS encoding heme ABC transporter ATP-binding protein produces the protein MAEHFIAEDLHYLVAGRPVIQDVSLTLAKGELVALIGPNGAGKSTLLRLLTGYLKPVAGRCILDGKSLDAWGQQPLSRHRAVMRQQTQLGFDWQVEAVIAMGRTPWARPPEPALIAQVMEMTGCLPLAGRQYAALSGGEQQRVQLARALAQLWRDGAPRGWLFLDEPTSALDLFHQQHLLRMLKTLTVQGELHVCIILHDLNLAALWADRIVLLHGGHIVSQGTPEAVLQADALTRWYGAQIHVGQHPANASPHVFLAR, from the coding sequence ATGGCTGAGCATTTTATCGCGGAAGATCTTCACTATCTCGTTGCGGGCAGGCCGGTTATTCAGGATGTGTCGCTCACGCTCGCAAAAGGTGAACTGGTGGCGTTGATCGGGCCTAACGGCGCGGGGAAATCAACTCTGTTACGCCTGCTGACCGGGTATCTTAAACCGGTCGCCGGACGTTGCATCCTTGACGGAAAATCACTGGATGCGTGGGGTCAACAGCCGCTTTCGCGTCACCGGGCGGTCATGCGTCAACAAACGCAGTTGGGATTTGACTGGCAGGTAGAAGCCGTTATCGCCATGGGACGCACACCCTGGGCCCGCCCCCCTGAACCTGCGCTTATCGCCCAGGTGATGGAAATGACCGGCTGTTTACCCCTTGCAGGCAGACAATACGCTGCACTTTCCGGTGGCGAACAGCAGCGCGTTCAGCTTGCGCGCGCGCTGGCACAACTGTGGCGTGACGGCGCACCACGCGGCTGGTTATTCCTTGATGAACCGACTTCAGCATTGGATCTCTTCCACCAGCAACATCTACTGAGAATGCTTAAAACACTGACCGTTCAGGGTGAGCTACATGTCTGTATCATACTTCACGATCTCAACCTTGCCGCGCTGTGGGCTGACCGGATCGTATTGCTTCACGGCGGTCATATTGTGTCACAGGGAACGCCGGAGGCCGTGTTACAGGCAGATGCGCTGACTCGCTGGTACGGCGCGCAGATTCACGTTGGCCAGCATCCGGCCAACGCTTCCCCGCACGTTTTTCTCGCCCGTTAG
- the selO gene encoding protein adenylyltransferase SelO: MTLSFTTRWRDELPATYTALLPTPLRNARVIWHNDALAEQLGISAALFDVPEGAGVWGGESLLAGMSPLAQVYSGHQFGVWAGQLGDGRGILLGEQQLADGTTLDWHLKGAGLTPYSRMGDGRAVLRSTIRESLASEAMHYLGIPTTRALSMVTSDTPVQRETTEAGAMLIRVAQSHMRFGHFEHFYYRREPEKVRQLADFAIRHYWPQWQDEADKYQRWFQDVVTRTATLIADWQAVGFAHGVMNTDNMSILGLTMDYGPFGFLDDYVPDFICNHSDHQGRYSLDNQPAAALWNLQRLAQTLSPFISVDALNDALDSYQLALLTHYGKRMRQKLGFFTEQQNDNAILSELFSLMARERSDYTRTFRMLCQTEQHNASSPLRDEFIDRAAFDDWFARYRARLQLDNVDDGVRQTQMKAANPAMVLRNWLAQRAISQAEQGDYSELHRLHLALRTPFTDRDDDYVSRPPDWGKRLEVSCSS, encoded by the coding sequence ATGACCCTGTCTTTTACCACCCGCTGGCGTGATGAACTACCAGCAACCTATACCGCTCTTTTACCTACTCCTCTGAGAAATGCGCGCGTCATCTGGCATAACGATGCTCTGGCTGAACAATTAGGTATTTCAGCTGCGCTGTTTGATGTTCCTGAGGGGGCTGGCGTTTGGGGAGGCGAATCGCTTCTTGCCGGTATGTCGCCGTTAGCGCAGGTCTACAGTGGGCACCAGTTTGGTGTCTGGGCCGGGCAACTTGGCGATGGGCGAGGGATCCTGCTGGGTGAGCAACAGCTTGCAGACGGTACCACGCTGGACTGGCACCTGAAGGGCGCCGGATTAACGCCTTATTCCCGCATGGGGGACGGACGTGCGGTGTTGCGCTCCACAATTCGGGAAAGCCTGGCCAGTGAGGCGATGCATTACCTCGGAATACCCACCACACGGGCGTTGTCGATGGTGACCAGCGATACGCCGGTACAACGAGAAACGACGGAAGCGGGCGCGATGCTTATTCGCGTGGCGCAAAGCCATATGCGTTTTGGCCATTTCGAACACTTTTACTATCGACGTGAGCCGGAAAAAGTCCGCCAACTGGCAGACTTTGCGATCCGTCATTACTGGCCGCAATGGCAGGATGAGGCGGATAAATATCAGCGTTGGTTTCAGGATGTCGTTACGCGTACCGCGACGTTGATCGCCGACTGGCAAGCGGTGGGATTCGCACATGGCGTGATGAACACGGATAACATGTCTATTTTAGGGCTGACGATGGATTACGGTCCGTTCGGTTTCCTGGATGACTATGTGCCCGATTTTATCTGTAACCACTCTGACCATCAGGGACGATACAGTTTAGATAATCAACCGGCGGCCGCATTGTGGAATTTACAGCGGCTGGCGCAAACGCTGTCGCCTTTTATCTCTGTCGATGCGCTCAATGATGCTCTGGATAGCTACCAACTGGCGCTGCTCACCCACTACGGTAAACGAATGCGGCAAAAACTGGGCTTCTTTACCGAGCAGCAGAACGATAATGCGATCCTCAGCGAGTTGTTTAGTTTAATGGCGCGCGAAAGAAGCGACTACACGCGAACGTTCCGCATGCTGTGCCAGACGGAACAGCACAATGCCTCCTCACCGCTAAGAGATGAGTTTATCGACCGCGCAGCGTTTGATGACTGGTTCGCCCGTTATCGCGCGCGTTTGCAACTCGATAATGTTGATGATGGCGTCCGACAGACGCAAATGAAAGCAGCGAATCCGGCAATGGTTTTACGTAACTGGCTGGCTCAGCGGGCGATCAGTCAGGCAGAGCAGGGGGATTATTCTGAGTTGCATCGTCTACACCTTGCGTTGCGCACTCCCTTCACCGATCGGGATGATGACTATGTCAGCCGTCCGCCTGACTGGGGCAAACGGCTGGAAGTGAGTTGCTCAAGCTAA
- a CDS encoding EAL domain-containing protein, producing the protein MIVSLDNLYHSEFSFLPARSEKGDLAYVDIIANFVSPDRTVHMPTELVIPRLSEAEQCRLFTEKLELIETCQHFFIQRKLSAWLNLTPAVANTLLSDAEFASHVERFSFIEFTINENYPELNSGKENRTLTALAARFPLILTNFGAPGISTRAIYDGLFKRVVLDKNFVQQRITHLSFEPFMRAILAQLSPSCESIIISGVDSQDILQRVLPLGFSAMQGALWPAVSPAEIISLVQG; encoded by the coding sequence ATGATTGTTTCACTGGATAACCTTTATCACTCTGAGTTCTCTTTTCTTCCTGCGAGAAGTGAAAAAGGCGACCTTGCGTACGTAGACATCATCGCTAATTTTGTTAGTCCGGACCGGACCGTACACATGCCGACTGAGCTGGTCATACCTCGTTTGTCGGAAGCAGAGCAATGTCGTTTATTTACGGAAAAACTTGAATTAATCGAAACTTGCCAGCACTTTTTTATTCAGCGCAAACTTTCCGCATGGCTTAATTTAACGCCAGCAGTCGCTAATACTTTATTATCAGATGCAGAATTTGCATCCCATGTTGAACGATTTTCATTTATTGAATTCACGATTAATGAAAACTATCCAGAGTTAAATAGCGGAAAAGAAAATCGAACGCTGACGGCGTTAGCCGCCCGGTTTCCATTAATTCTGACGAATTTTGGTGCCCCAGGCATATCCACCCGGGCGATTTATGATGGTCTTTTCAAGCGCGTGGTTCTGGATAAAAACTTTGTTCAACAACGTATTACACATCTGTCGTTTGAGCCATTTATGCGCGCAATCCTGGCGCAACTCTCGCCAAGTTGTGAATCCATCATCATTAGCGGTGTTGATTCACAGGACATTCTGCAACGGGTATTGCCCTTAGGGTTCAGTGCGATGCAGGGGGCGCTGTGGCCAGCGGTGTCGCCCGCTGAGATCATTTCGCTGGTGCAGGGATAA
- a CDS encoding NlpC/P60 family protein, translating to MRFWLLFITALFLAGCSSHRAPAPNARLSDSIAVIAGLNDQLQTWRGTPYRYGGMSRSGVDCSGFVLMTMRDKFDLQLPRDTRTQSKIGTEIDKDELLPGDLVFFKTGSGESGLHVGIYDTNNQFIHASTSRGVMRSSLDNVYWRKNFWQARRI from the coding sequence ATGCGTTTTTGGCTTCTTTTCATCACAGCGTTATTTTTGGCGGGGTGCAGCAGCCATCGGGCTCCTGCGCCTAATGCGCGGTTGTCGGACTCTATTGCTGTTATCGCTGGTCTGAATGACCAGTTACAAACCTGGCGTGGTACACCTTATCGTTATGGCGGCATGAGCCGCAGCGGTGTTGATTGTTCGGGTTTTGTATTGATGACCATGCGCGACAAATTTGATTTGCAACTGCCGCGCGATACGCGCACGCAATCAAAGATTGGCACCGAAATAGATAAAGATGAATTGCTGCCTGGCGATCTGGTGTTCTTTAAAACTGGGTCCGGGGAAAGTGGGTTACACGTTGGTATTTACGATACCAATAACCAATTTATTCATGCATCAACCAGTCGGGGAGTGATGCGTTCGTCACTCGACAATGTCTACTGGCGTAAAAATTTCTGGCAGGCACGACGTATTTAA
- the btuD gene encoding vitamin B12 ABC transporter ATP-binding protein BtuD has translation MSLLMQLQDVAEASRLGPLSGEVSAGEILHLVGPNGAGKSTLLARMAGLTSGEGTILFGDTELDAWPAAKLAQHRAYLAQQQNPPFAMPVWHFLTLHQPDKTRTDQLQEVAEVLGLGDKLGRSANQLSGGEWQRVRLAAVILQICPQANPQGQLLLLDEPMNSLDVAQQNALDRLLSRLCEQGIAIVMSSHDLNHTLRHAHRAWLLKRGKLLACGSRDAVLTPANLSLAYGVNFRRLDIEGHRMLISTT, from the coding sequence ATGTCTCTTTTGATGCAGCTACAGGATGTTGCGGAAGCGAGCCGACTTGGCCCGCTATCCGGTGAGGTAAGCGCGGGGGAGATCCTGCATTTAGTGGGACCTAACGGCGCAGGAAAGAGCACATTGCTGGCACGTATGGCGGGCTTAACCAGCGGTGAGGGCACGATCCTCTTTGGGGATACAGAGCTCGACGCCTGGCCAGCTGCAAAGCTGGCGCAACATCGCGCGTATCTTGCGCAACAGCAAAATCCGCCGTTTGCGATGCCGGTCTGGCATTTTCTGACGCTACATCAACCGGACAAAACCCGTACTGACCAGTTGCAAGAGGTGGCTGAGGTGTTGGGACTTGGTGATAAGCTGGGTCGCAGCGCTAACCAGCTTTCCGGTGGTGAATGGCAGCGTGTGCGTCTTGCGGCGGTGATTCTGCAAATTTGCCCGCAGGCTAATCCGCAGGGACAGCTTTTGCTGTTAGATGAGCCGATGAACAGTCTGGACGTCGCACAACAAAACGCGCTGGACAGGCTGTTGAGTCGGTTATGCGAGCAGGGGATAGCGATTGTGATGAGCAGCCATGACCTGAACCATACGTTACGGCATGCACATAGGGCATGGTTGCTTAAACGCGGAAAACTCCTTGCCTGCGGCTCGCGTGATGCCGTGTTAACCCCGGCCAACCTGTCGCTGGCTTATGGCGTAAACTTCCGTCGGCTGGATATTGAAGGCCACAGAATGCTCATATCAACCACTTAA
- a CDS encoding glutathione peroxidase yields the protein MQNTLFDTEVTTIDGEVTSLQAYAGKVLLIVNVASQCGLTPQYEQLENLQKSWHEQGFTVLGFPCNQFLGQEPGSEEEIKTWCSTTWGVTFPMFSKIDVNGEARHPLYQQLIEAAPTAVAPADSGFYARMASKGRAPLYPDDILWNFEKFLVGRDGHVLQRFSPDMTPEDPVLVQRIKTALAN from the coding sequence ATGCAAAACACACTGTTCGATACAGAAGTGACGACCATTGACGGGGAAGTGACCTCGTTACAGGCGTATGCCGGAAAGGTACTGCTCATTGTTAACGTTGCCTCTCAATGTGGATTAACGCCGCAATATGAGCAACTGGAGAATCTTCAGAAGAGCTGGCATGAGCAGGGATTCACCGTCTTAGGCTTTCCCTGCAATCAGTTTCTTGGTCAGGAGCCGGGTAGCGAAGAAGAAATCAAAACCTGGTGCAGTACCACCTGGGGCGTCACTTTTCCGATGTTCAGTAAGATTGACGTCAATGGCGAAGCACGTCACCCGTTGTATCAGCAACTGATTGAAGCCGCACCGACAGCCGTGGCGCCTGCTGACAGCGGCTTTTATGCGCGGATGGCGAGTAAAGGTCGGGCACCGCTCTACCCGGACGATATTTTGTGGAATTTCGAAAAATTCCTGGTTGGACGGGATGGACATGTTCTACAGCGGTTTTCACCCGACATGACACCTGAGGATCCGGTCCTGGTACAACGTATTAAGACGGCGCTGGCAAACTAA
- the btuC gene encoding vitamin B12 ABC transporter permease BtuC, with translation MLTFAHQQQRRNVRWILSLSVLVLLATILSLCAGEQWIAPTEWFSARGDLFVWQIRLPRTLAVLLVGAALALSGAVMQALFENPLAEPGLLGVSNGAGVGLIAAVLLGQGRLPGWALGLCAIAGALIITLILLRFARRHLSTSRLLLAGVALGIICSALMTWAIYFSTSFDLRQLMYWMMGGFGGVDWQQAWLMVALIPVLLWICWQSQPMNMLALGETSARQLGLPLWFWRNLLVVATGWMVGVSVALAGAIGFIGLVIPHILRLCGLTDHRVLLPGCALAGAIALLLADVIARLALASAELPIGVVTATLGAPVFIWLLLKSRR, from the coding sequence ATGCTGACTTTCGCCCATCAACAACAGCGACGAAACGTACGCTGGATCCTGTCTCTGTCAGTACTGGTATTGCTGGCAACGATTCTAAGCTTATGCGCCGGAGAACAGTGGATTGCTCCCACTGAGTGGTTCAGTGCTCGTGGCGATCTGTTTGTCTGGCAAATTCGACTTCCCCGTACGCTCGCCGTGTTACTGGTCGGTGCCGCACTGGCGCTTTCTGGCGCGGTGATGCAGGCGCTTTTTGAGAACCCACTCGCGGAGCCGGGGTTGCTGGGCGTATCTAACGGCGCTGGCGTTGGCTTAATCGCGGCGGTATTGCTTGGGCAAGGCCGGCTACCTGGCTGGGCATTGGGTTTATGTGCCATTGCCGGGGCGCTGATTATCACTCTGATTCTTCTGCGATTCGCCCGTCGTCATTTGTCTACCAGTCGCCTGCTACTTGCAGGGGTGGCGCTGGGGATTATTTGTAGCGCATTGATGACGTGGGCTATCTACTTTTCGACCTCTTTTGATTTGCGCCAGTTGATGTATTGGATGATGGGCGGCTTCGGTGGCGTTGACTGGCAACAGGCCTGGCTTATGGTGGCGCTGATCCCCGTGTTGCTGTGGATTTGCTGGCAGTCGCAACCGATGAATATGCTGGCGCTGGGAGAGACTTCTGCGCGGCAGTTGGGATTGCCCTTATGGTTCTGGCGTAATCTGCTGGTGGTTGCTACAGGCTGGATGGTGGGCGTTAGCGTAGCGCTGGCGGGGGCAATTGGTTTTATCGGTCTGGTCATTCCGCATATTCTGCGGCTGTGTGGTTTAACCGATCACCGTGTGTTACTGCCGGGTTGCGCGCTGGCGGGGGCAATAGCGTTACTGCTGGCCGATGTTATCGCACGTCTGGCTCTGGCCTCCGCGGAGCTCCCTATCGGGGTGGTGACGGCTACCCTGGGCGCACCCGTTTTCATCTGGCTGTTGTTAAAATCCAGGCGCTAG
- the ihfA gene encoding integration host factor subunit alpha, which translates to MALTKAEMSEYLFDKLGLSKRDAKELVELFFEEIRRALENGEQVKLSGFGNFDLRDKNQRPGRNPKTGEDIPITARRVVTFRPGQKLKSRVENATPKEE; encoded by the coding sequence ATGGCGCTTACAAAAGCTGAAATGTCAGAATATCTGTTTGATAAGCTTGGGCTTAGCAAGCGGGATGCCAAAGAACTGGTCGAGCTGTTTTTCGAAGAGATCCGTCGTGCTCTGGAAAACGGTGAGCAGGTAAAACTCTCTGGTTTTGGTAACTTCGATCTGCGTGATAAGAATCAACGTCCGGGGCGTAACCCGAAAACGGGCGAAGATATTCCCATTACAGCACGGCGCGTGGTGACCTTCAGACCCGGACAGAAGTTAAAAAGCCGGGTCGAAAACGCAACGCCCAAAGAAGAGTAA
- the pheT gene encoding phenylalanine--tRNA ligase subunit beta: MKFSELWLREWVNPAIDSDALSNQITMAGLEVDGVDAVAGEFNGVVVGEVVECGQHPNADKLRVTKVNVGGDRLLDIVCGAPNCRQGLKVAVATIGAVLPGDFKIKAAKLRGEPSEGMLCSFSELGISDDHNGIIELPADAPIGTDIREYLKLDDNTIEISVTPNRADCLGIIGVARDVAVLNKAPLVEPEIAPVAATISDVLPIQVDAVDACPRYLGRVVKGINVKAPTPLWMKEKLRRCGIRSIDAVVDVTNYVLLELGQPMHAFDKDRIEGGIVVRMAKEGETLVLLDGTEAKLNADTLVIADHNKALAMGGIFGGEHSGVNDETQNVLLECAFFSPLSITGRARRHGLHTDASHRYERGVDPALQYKAMERATRLLLDICGGEAGPVIDVTNEATLPERATITLRRSKLDRLIGHPIADEQVGDILRRLGCEVTEGQDEWKAVAPSWRFDIAIEEDLVEEIARVYGYDNIPNTPIQAGLIMGTHREADLSLKRVKTMLNDKGYQEVITYSFVDPKVQALLHPGEEALLLPSPISIDMSAMRLSLWPGLLSTVVYNQNRQQNRVRIFETGLRFVPDTQANLGIRQDLMLAGVICGNRYDEHWNLAKETVDFYDLKGDLEAVLDLTGKLADIQFKAEANPALHPGQSAAIYLKGERIGFIGVVHPELERKLDLNGRTLVFELEWNKLADRVVPQAREVSRFPANRRDIAVVVAENVPAADILSECKKVGVNQVVGVNLFDVYRGKGVAEGYKSLAISLILQDTSRTLEEEEIAATVAKCVEALKERFQASLRD; encoded by the coding sequence ATGAAATTCAGTGAACTGTGGTTACGCGAATGGGTTAACCCGGCGATTGATAGCGATGCGCTGTCAAACCAAATCACTATGGCTGGCCTGGAAGTGGATGGCGTAGATGCCGTTGCGGGCGAATTTAATGGTGTCGTGGTCGGCGAAGTCGTGGAGTGCGGTCAGCATCCGAACGCCGATAAGCTGCGTGTCACCAAGGTGAATGTCGGCGGTGATCGTCTGCTGGATATCGTCTGTGGCGCGCCTAACTGCCGTCAGGGGCTGAAAGTGGCCGTGGCGACCATTGGTGCCGTTTTGCCGGGCGACTTCAAAATTAAAGCCGCCAAACTTCGCGGTGAGCCGTCAGAAGGGATGCTGTGCTCTTTCTCTGAGCTGGGTATTTCCGACGATCATAACGGTATCATTGAACTGCCGGCGGATGCGCCGATTGGGACGGATATCCGCGAATATCTGAAGCTCGACGATAACACCATCGAAATCAGCGTTACGCCGAACCGTGCAGACTGTTTAGGCATCATCGGTGTGGCACGTGATGTCGCTGTCCTGAATAAAGCCCCGCTGGTAGAGCCAGAAATCGCGCCAGTGGCCGCGACCATCAGCGATGTGCTGCCGATTCAGGTCGATGCTGTGGACGCGTGTCCGCGCTATCTGGGCCGTGTGGTTAAGGGCATCAATGTTAAAGCACCAACGCCTCTGTGGATGAAAGAGAAACTGCGCCGTTGCGGGATCCGTTCTATCGATGCTGTCGTTGATGTGACCAACTACGTTCTGCTCGAACTGGGTCAGCCGATGCATGCGTTCGATAAAGATCGTATTGAAGGCGGAATCGTTGTGCGTATGGCAAAAGAAGGGGAAACCCTGGTATTGCTGGATGGCACCGAAGCGAAACTGAACGCTGATACGCTGGTGATTGCTGATCACAACAAAGCTCTGGCAATGGGCGGTATCTTCGGCGGCGAACACTCTGGTGTGAATGATGAAACGCAAAACGTTCTGCTGGAATGTGCGTTTTTCAGCCCGCTGTCCATTACCGGTCGCGCGCGTCGTCACGGCCTGCACACCGATGCTTCTCACCGTTATGAGCGTGGCGTCGATCCTGCGCTGCAGTACAAAGCGATGGAGCGAGCAACGCGTCTGCTGCTTGATATCTGCGGGGGTGAAGCGGGTCCGGTTATTGACGTCACGAATGAAGCTACATTGCCAGAACGTGCCACCATTACGCTGCGTCGTAGCAAACTGGATCGTCTGATCGGACACCCTATTGCTGATGAGCAGGTGGGCGATATTCTGCGTCGTCTGGGCTGTGAAGTGACGGAAGGCCAGGATGAGTGGAAAGCGGTAGCGCCAAGCTGGCGTTTCGATATTGCTATCGAAGAAGACCTGGTTGAAGAAATTGCTCGCGTATACGGTTATGACAATATCCCGAACACGCCAATTCAGGCGGGGCTTATCATGGGTACGCATCGTGAAGCGGATTTATCGCTGAAACGTGTTAAAACTATGCTGAATGACAAAGGCTATCAGGAAGTTATCACCTACAGCTTTGTTGACCCGAAAGTCCAGGCACTGCTGCATCCGGGTGAAGAGGCGCTGCTGCTGCCAAGCCCAATCTCTATTGATATGTCAGCAATGCGTCTGTCCCTGTGGCCGGGTTTGCTCTCTACAGTGGTCTATAACCAGAATCGCCAACAGAACCGCGTGCGTATTTTCGAAACGGGTTTACGTTTCGTACCGGACACGCAGGCTAACCTGGGGATCCGTCAGGATCTGATGCTGGCTGGCGTGATCTGTGGCAACCGTTATGATGAACACTGGAACCTGGCGAAAGAGACCGTTGATTTCTATGATCTGAAAGGCGATCTCGAAGCGGTTCTGGACCTGACTGGCAAACTGGCAGACATTCAGTTCAAAGCAGAAGCGAATCCAGCGCTGCATCCGGGTCAGTCCGCGGCGATTTATCTGAAAGGTGAACGTATTGGTTTCATTGGGGTTGTTCATCCGGAACTGGAACGTAAACTGGATCTGAACGGTCGCACTCTGGTGTTTGAACTGGAGTGGAATAAGCTCGCAGACCGCGTGGTGCCTCAGGCGCGTGAAGTTTCTCGCTTCCCGGCGAACCGTCGTGACATCGCGGTCGTTGTGGCAGAAAACGTTCCCGCTGCGGATATTTTATCCGAGTGTAAGAAAGTTGGCGTAAATCAGGTAGTTGGCGTAAACTTGTTTGATGTGTACCGCGGTAAGGGTGTTGCGGAGGGTTATAAGAGCCTCGCTATCAGCCTGATCCTTCAGGATACCAGCCGTACACTTGAAGAAGAGGAGATTGCCGCTACCGTCGCCAAATGTGTAGAGGCATTAAAAGAGCGATTCCAGGCATCATTGAGGGATTGA